A DNA window from Halomicrobium mukohataei DSM 12286 contains the following coding sequences:
- a CDS encoding double zinc ribbon domain-containing protein → MSKITFRADDDLIDQLEEFDASKSEVMREALREYLEAPDESPGAVDASSGDGGDDSIDDLIVDRVDAIIEERLNGRLQPRSPQDVNVNITLEGENASREAVSDDQSAVSHDRRRESSHASTDRKTAGREDDGAPTAGRKTCGQCGENVTGDHVYCPNCGEKAAHRVFCDCGDELRSDWGFCPSCGRRTPAADVLENS, encoded by the coding sequence ATGAGTAAGATCACGTTTCGCGCCGACGACGACCTCATCGATCAGCTCGAGGAGTTCGACGCTTCCAAGAGCGAGGTCATGCGCGAAGCGCTCCGGGAGTATCTGGAAGCGCCAGACGAATCGCCGGGGGCCGTCGACGCGTCCAGCGGCGACGGCGGCGACGACAGCATCGACGATCTGATCGTCGACCGCGTGGACGCGATCATCGAGGAGCGCCTGAACGGCCGGCTCCAACCGCGGTCTCCCCAGGACGTGAACGTAAACATCACGCTAGAGGGTGAAAACGCCAGCCGAGAGGCGGTGTCGGACGATCAGTCGGCGGTGTCACACGACCGTCGGCGCGAGTCGTCACACGCCAGCACCGATCGTAAGACAGCCGGTCGTGAGGACGACGGCGCACCCACAGCCGGACGTAAGACGTGTGGCCAATGTGGCGAAAACGTCACGGGCGACCACGTTTACTGCCCGAACTGCGGTGAGAAGGCAGCCCACCGCGTGTTCTGTGACTGCGGCGACGAGCTCCGGTCGGACTGGGGTTTCTGCCCGAGTTGCGGGCGTCGAACCCCGGCAGCGGACGTGCTCGAAAACAGCTAA
- a CDS encoding ribbon-helix-helix domain-containing protein: MERVTLRIPKQQIEEVERMVETGEYPNRSEAIRSAVREMLAEQEGGKERPSEKRERRTYVRA; the protein is encoded by the coding sequence ATGGAGCGTGTGACACTACGGATTCCGAAGCAGCAGATCGAAGAGGTCGAACGAATGGTCGAAACCGGGGAGTACCCCAACCGCAGCGAGGCTATCAGGTCCGCTGTGCGCGAGATGCTCGCCGAGCAGGAGGGCGGGAAGGAACGACCATCCGAGAAACGCGAGCGTCGCACCTACGTGAGGGCCTAA
- the ftsZ gene encoding cell division protein FtsZ: MQDIVKEALERDEAEQQQLSDADVDGFGDPRIVIVGCGGAGNNTVNRLYNIGVDGADTVAINTDKQHLKMIEADTKILVGKSLTNGLGAGGDPSMGERATEMAQGTIKEVLGDADLVFVTAGMGGGTGTGAAPVVSKIAKEQGAIVVGMVSTPFNVERARTVKAEEGLERLRNEADSIIVLDNNRLLDYVPNLPIGKAFSVMDQIIAETVKGISETITQPSLINLDYADMTSIMNQGGVAVMLVGETQDKNKTEEVVKDAMNHPLLDVDYRGASGGLVHITGGPDLTLKEAEGIAQNITERLEASANVIWGARIQEEYKGKVRVMAIMTGVQSAQVLGPSTQKQADKSREAIQEVGDDTSFDASQNVEEFDDQGGQSYGHTDGGRDTKEKNNGIDVI; the protein is encoded by the coding sequence ATGCAGGACATCGTCAAGGAAGCCCTCGAGCGCGACGAAGCGGAACAACAGCAACTGTCCGACGCAGACGTGGACGGCTTCGGTGACCCTCGGATCGTCATCGTCGGCTGTGGCGGAGCCGGTAACAACACGGTCAACCGTCTGTACAACATCGGCGTCGACGGTGCCGACACGGTGGCGATCAACACCGACAAGCAGCACCTCAAGATGATCGAAGCCGACACGAAGATCCTCGTCGGCAAGTCCCTGACCAACGGGCTCGGTGCCGGTGGCGACCCCTCGATGGGCGAGCGCGCTACCGAGATGGCACAGGGCACGATCAAGGAAGTACTGGGCGACGCCGACCTCGTGTTCGTGACCGCCGGCATGGGTGGCGGGACGGGGACCGGTGCGGCACCGGTCGTCTCGAAGATCGCCAAAGAACAGGGCGCGATCGTCGTCGGCATGGTGTCGACGCCGTTCAACGTCGAACGCGCCCGCACGGTCAAGGCCGAGGAGGGCCTCGAACGGCTTCGCAACGAGGCCGACTCGATCATCGTGCTGGACAACAACCGCCTGCTCGATTACGTCCCGAACCTCCCGATCGGCAAGGCGTTCTCGGTGATGGACCAGATCATCGCCGAGACGGTCAAGGGAATCAGCGAGACCATCACGCAGCCGTCGCTGATCAACCTCGACTACGCCGACATGACCTCGATCATGAACCAGGGCGGCGTCGCGGTCATGCTGGTCGGCGAGACCCAGGACAAGAACAAGACCGAAGAGGTCGTCAAAGACGCGATGAACCACCCGCTGCTGGACGTCGACTACCGCGGCGCGAGCGGCGGACTGGTTCACATCACTGGCGGCCCCGACCTCACGCTGAAGGAGGCCGAGGGGATCGCACAGAACATCACCGAACGGCTCGAAGCCAGCGCCAACGTCATCTGGGGCGCGCGTATCCAGGAGGAGTACAAGGGCAAGGTCCGCGTGATGGCGATCATGACCGGCGTCCAGTCGGCGCAGGTGCTCGGCCCGTCCACCCAGAAGCAGGCCGACAAGTCCCGCGAAGCGATCCAGGAAGTCGGTGACGACACCAGCTTCGACGCCAGCCAGAACGTCGAGGAGTTCGACGATCAGGGCGGCCAGAGCTACGGACACACCGACGGCGGCCGGGACACCAAAGAGAAGAACAACGGAATCGACGTCATCTGA
- a CDS encoding DUF7503 family protein: MSQTQSVKDTLASHPKLIGMIFAVLLLLTQAGAAAGAAAATFAGP, encoded by the coding sequence ATGAGCCAGACACAATCTGTCAAAGACACGCTCGCATCGCACCCGAAACTCATCGGCATGATCTTTGCCGTGCTGCTACTGCTGACGCAGGCCGGCGCTGCTGCTGGTGCAGCTGCCGCTACATTCGCTGGCCCGTGA
- a CDS encoding DUF7504 family protein encodes MTENFDLGPAVADATNVLLVAPGVGDTADRLCCDVLTADGLPEHVVGVTISDGPEEKATRWRELLGPAPSLSMLGIDGVTRSAAVQQAPTADDTTIEYLDSSEPIRELGERIATKIHRETDTAVCFDSITDLQECMGRETAFEFLHVLGSRVRAGGATGYYYIDRTVHDEETMTLYSTLFDAAIEVGSDTDGGN; translated from the coding sequence GTGACCGAGAACTTCGATCTCGGACCGGCCGTCGCGGACGCGACGAACGTGTTGCTGGTCGCGCCGGGCGTCGGGGACACTGCAGACCGGCTGTGCTGTGATGTCCTGACGGCCGACGGGCTGCCGGAGCACGTCGTCGGGGTGACGATCAGTGACGGGCCAGAGGAGAAGGCCACGCGGTGGCGAGAGCTGCTCGGCCCGGCACCGTCGCTGTCGATGCTGGGGATCGACGGCGTGACCCGCTCGGCCGCGGTCCAGCAGGCACCGACGGCCGACGACACGACCATCGAGTATCTCGACAGCTCCGAGCCCATCCGGGAGCTCGGCGAGCGGATCGCGACGAAGATCCACCGCGAAACCGACACCGCGGTCTGTTTCGACTCGATCACCGACCTCCAGGAGTGTATGGGACGTGAAACCGCCTTCGAGTTCCTGCACGTGCTCGGCTCGCGCGTCAGAGCCGGCGGTGCGACCGGCTACTACTACATCGATCGGACGGTCCACGACGAAGAGACGATGACGCTGTACTCGACGCTGTTCGACGCCGCGATCGAGGTCGGCTCGGACACCGACGGAGGCAACTGA
- a CDS encoding HalX domain-containing protein: protein MSNAAFDISVTDNVVLVCIDDDGCRQRVTAVLREEWPVRTAIDAEAALDSLDEAVSVVVVDARDGIEQSIPRPQRDERPFELAALVDESVDGTDRAVECVTKPISPETLRATVERLQRRVEYDQLLGRYYAVASEYAAAASGHQREPEAVSELKGRLSAMRTRLDELADGLDDHDAFSVALGAPDETEPPDE from the coding sequence ATGAGCAACGCGGCGTTCGATATCTCCGTGACCGACAACGTAGTCCTGGTCTGTATCGACGACGACGGCTGTCGCCAGCGGGTGACGGCGGTGCTGCGCGAGGAGTGGCCCGTCAGGACGGCGATCGACGCGGAGGCGGCCCTCGACAGCCTCGACGAGGCGGTGTCGGTCGTCGTCGTCGACGCCAGAGACGGTATCGAGCAGTCGATTCCACGCCCCCAGCGCGACGAGCGCCCGTTCGAGCTGGCGGCGCTGGTCGACGAGTCGGTCGACGGCACCGACAGAGCCGTCGAGTGTGTCACCAAACCGATCTCGCCGGAGACGCTTCGCGCGACGGTCGAGCGCCTCCAGCGCCGCGTCGAGTACGATCAGCTACTCGGGCGCTACTACGCGGTCGCCAGCGAGTACGCCGCCGCGGCCAGCGGTCACCAGCGAGAGCCAGAGGCGGTGTCGGAGCTGAAAGGGCGACTGTCGGCGATGCGGACGCGGCTGGACGAACTCGCCGACGGCCTCGACGACCACGACGCGTTCTCGGTCGCACTGGGCGCGCCAGACGAGACGGAACCGCCTGACGAGTGA
- a CDS encoding type IV pilin — translation MVAIVVLLVAAAGTFLFGLADQQTPAPTATARQQWSWSTGATKS, via the coding sequence GTGGTCGCGATCGTCGTCCTGCTGGTCGCGGCGGCGGGGACGTTCCTGTTCGGCCTGGCTGACCAACAGACTCCCGCGCCGACGGCGACGGCACGCCAGCAGTGGTCCTGGTCGACGGGAGCAACGAAATCCTGA
- the ncsA gene encoding tRNA 2-thiolation protein NcsA, whose translation MECDKCGAPAVMHAAYSGLHMCEEHFCRTVEKRVRRRIREDGLVPRDATPEDPETWVIGLSGGKDSVVLTQILQDVFAEDPRIELVALSIHEGIEGYRDESLDASVTLTDDLGIRHEVVSYDEEFDVRMDEVVEDDPEGMAACAYCGVFRRDLLSKYADELDADKLLTGHNLDDEAETALMNVLEGDVTQIAQHFDSSLGPFDADGDGPADRERPETDQHIPRAKPLRDIPEKEVALYARFEELPAHITECPHAEEAYRGEIQDLMLGLEENHPGTRHSIMAGYEKLAALAAEAYRSEDDRDADFGECENCGAPTGRDRCRKCNLLDALEAV comes from the coding sequence ATGGAGTGTGACAAGTGTGGCGCACCGGCGGTGATGCACGCGGCCTACTCGGGGCTGCACATGTGCGAAGAGCACTTCTGTCGGACCGTCGAGAAGCGCGTCCGTCGCCGTATCCGCGAGGACGGGCTGGTGCCTCGCGACGCCACGCCGGAGGACCCGGAGACGTGGGTGATCGGGCTCTCGGGCGGCAAAGACAGCGTCGTCCTCACGCAGATCTTACAGGACGTGTTCGCCGAGGACCCGCGGATCGAACTCGTCGCGCTGTCGATCCACGAGGGAATCGAGGGGTACCGCGACGAGAGCCTCGACGCCTCGGTGACGCTGACCGACGACCTGGGCATCCGCCACGAGGTCGTCAGCTACGACGAGGAGTTCGACGTGCGCATGGACGAGGTCGTCGAGGACGATCCCGAGGGGATGGCCGCCTGTGCGTACTGTGGCGTCTTTCGTCGGGATCTCCTCTCGAAGTACGCCGACGAACTCGACGCCGACAAGCTGCTGACGGGCCACAACCTCGACGACGAGGCCGAGACCGCGCTGATGAACGTCCTCGAAGGCGACGTGACCCAGATCGCCCAGCACTTCGACTCGTCGCTGGGACCGTTCGACGCCGACGGCGACGGACCCGCCGACCGAGAGCGTCCCGAGACCGACCAGCACATCCCGCGGGCCAAACCACTCCGTGACATCCCAGAAAAGGAGGTCGCTCTGTACGCTCGCTTCGAGGAGCTGCCGGCCCACATCACCGAGTGTCCCCACGCCGAGGAGGCCTATCGCGGCGAGATACAGGACCTCATGCTCGGCCTCGAAGAGAACCACCCCGGCACGCGCCACTCGATCATGGCCGGCTACGAGAAACTCGCCGCGCTGGCCGCCGAGGCCTACCGTAGCGAAGACGACCGCGACGCCGACTTCGGCGAGTGCGAGAACTGTGGGGCTCCGACGGGCCGGGATCGCTGTCGCAAGTGCAATCTGCTGGACGCGCTGGAAGCGGTCTGA
- a CDS encoding alpha/beta fold hydrolase: protein MEFHTFGEASDPDCLFVLGWGNRPAHEPVRWLIDRIAADGWQVHTATLPPHVTDVSEQWVRPVESYAADLDDPAVLAHSAGGLTVAHADLDAVTTTYLSPWWGDPPSRQGPIVDLFASIPGNAKLLPSGVSDRSLIGEHATDEQLADGPDRVSPAFLRATKRAHRTLPESDDEAVVFCSLTDRVVSTRAIGQRMPAARTVLYDGGHELFSSRSRDEHVPTLLSALERGRDAVVS, encoded by the coding sequence ATGGAGTTTCACACCTTCGGGGAGGCGTCCGACCCAGACTGTCTGTTCGTCCTGGGCTGGGGGAATCGCCCGGCACACGAACCGGTCCGCTGGCTGATCGATCGAATCGCCGCCGACGGCTGGCAAGTCCACACTGCGACCCTGCCGCCACACGTCACCGACGTGTCCGAGCAGTGGGTCCGACCGGTCGAGTCCTACGCCGCCGACCTCGACGATCCCGCCGTACTGGCCCACAGTGCCGGCGGTCTCACCGTCGCCCACGCCGACCTCGACGCGGTGACGACGACGTATCTCAGTCCGTGGTGGGGCGACCCGCCGTCGCGTCAGGGGCCGATCGTCGATCTCTTCGCCTCGATTCCCGGCAACGCCAAGCTCCTCCCCAGCGGGGTCAGCGATCGATCGCTCATCGGCGAGCACGCGACCGACGAGCAGTTGGCCGACGGTCCGGATCGCGTCTCGCCGGCCTTCCTCCGGGCGACGAAACGGGCGCACCGAACGCTCCCCGAGAGCGACGACGAGGCGGTCGTCTTCTGCTCGCTGACCGATCGCGTGGTCTCGACGCGCGCGATCGGCCAGCGGATGCCCGCAGCCCGGACGGTGCTGTACGACGGCGGCCACGAACTGTTCTCCTCGCGGTCTCGCGACGAACACGTCCCGACGCTGCTGTCGGCGCTCGAACGGGGACGGGACGCGGTCGTCTCGTAA